The Syntrophorhabdaceae bacterium region GAAGTCATCGAAGCAAAACTGCCCGCCGTCATCTCCGTAGTCAAAGGCATTAATGAGCCCCGCCTTCCCAATCTTATGGGCATAAGAAAAGCTTCGAAAATCGCCATCCCCCAGTGGACTGCCGATGACCTTGGCGTCGATAAGGGAAAAGTAGGCGCCGCCGGCTCAACCACGAAAGTGGTGGAGATCGCCGTACCGCCTCCAAGAGGAGCCGGTGAGGTCCTCAAGGGCGAAATAGAAGATGTAACATCATTGCTCGTAGATAAATTGATTGACCTGAAAGTCATAAAATAACCGGATGGAGGGATAAACGATGGCTAACGATGTATGGGTATATATAGAGCATAAATATGAAGATGTTTCAGCCATGTCCTATGAGCTTCTGGGCATCGGCAAGAAACTGGCGGACGATCTCGGCTCATCTCTTTGCGCCTTTGTGGTTGGCGAGAACGTCGACAACATCGCTCAGGAAGCATTCTTTTACGGCGCATCAAAAGTGTACGCCGTTGATGGCCCGATTTTCAAGGGATTCAGGACCGACGCATATTCCAAGGCGGCAAACTTCCTCCTCGATAAGTACAAACCCGAAGTAGCCCTCTTCAGGGCCACGAGCCAGGGTACCGACGTAGCCGCGTCAGTGTCGGCAAGACTTGCATGCGGCCTCTGCACCGACACGATCGGACTCGCAATAGACGGCGGAAAAGTAAAGATGACGCGCGCAGCCTTCGGCGGCAACTATACGATCACAGTGGTAAACGAGAAGGCCCAGCCCCAGATCGCGACGGTGAGGCCGAAAGCATTCGCCATGCCTGAGAAAGATGCGTCCAAGAGCGGCGAGATCGTGAAAGAAGCCTTCGCCCTGACGGAAGACGAGCTGAAGACGAAGGTCGTGGAATTCGTCAAGGGAGAAGCATCAGTCAACCTCGTCGAGGCAGACATCATCGTGTCCGGCGGCAGAGGCGTAGGCAAACCGGAAGGTTTCGGCGTCCTCAAAGAGCTTGCCGATATGCTCGGCGCAGCCCTCGGCGCTTCCCGTGCCGCAGTCGACTCCGGCTGGATACCTTACGAGCACCAGGTCGGTCAGACGGGCAAGACGGTAAAACCGAAAATCTATATCGCCTGCGGTATCTCCGGCGCAATCCAGCACCTCGCCGGCATGAGGACTTCGGACTGCATCGTGGCTATCAACAAAGACCCCGATGCCCCTATTTTCAAAGCTGCCACTTTCGGCGTAGTGGGCGACTACAGCCAGGTCGTTCCCAAGCTCATCGAGAAATTCAAAGGCAAACTTAACAAGTAAATGCAGCATACCGATAAAAGGGGTGGGAAACCACCCCTTTTTTTGTTATAAATACCCTATAAACCGATAAGTCAGGGACAGGTGATCCATATGGACGAAAAACTGAAAACCTTAAACTCCATAGCCCTCCAGGTTAACCTGGAAAGGACTGCGGCCTTCGTAGAGATCCCCGAGAAATACGGACACCTTCTCCGGGTGGTCCAGGGGCACTACGGAGTATCCAAACGGACCACGGACCTTCTTCTTGAGCTCAATCATCCTTATGTAAACTGGGAATATGTCCTTAAGGAATTGAGGACCCTCTCCATAGGGGATTTCTATGAAGTCAACCTGCATGAAGAGGGTCTCCCCGCCTTAAGGATTATTCTCACCATATATTTCGATGTGATCGAATCATCCTCCGCGGATGGGATAAAGGATACCGCCACCCGTTACCTCTTCGATTTCGTGGTGACCATCATCGAAAATAGCAGGGAGTACCTCGCCAGGAATCTGAAACTCTTCCCCTTTTTGATCGAATCCCTGGAAAAGGCGTATCAGGAACACGGCTCCTCCTTCAGAAAGGCATCGACCTATTTAAAGGCCATGCTCAAATCAGTTACCGGCAAAGAGATCCTGCCCATGCCTGCTTTAGGAGGGCTCCTCTTTCACTTCTTCAGGGAGACGTACCTTTACTGGCTTACCCAACCCGACCCTTCCCTGTGGTTAACTCCGGATGAGTGTGGCGCGGACGGGGCCAAGGCCTTCGGCGAACTCATCGAGCCCTTGAGTCACAGGAACCTTCAGGTCCTCCTCGGACGTCTTGAGGACCTCCGGTCGGATAGCACCATGGTAAGCGATGAGCTGGCGCCCCGCTATATTGACATGCCGGACAACTCCCAAATCGTCAATGGATATTTTCTGGTGGCGGACAACCTCGAGCGTTCGCCCGCTTTCCCGGGACGGCAGCACATAGTGAAGCTGGATTTTCTCTTTAATATGATGGGGGTACCGGGCCTTTCCGAGATGCACACGAGCCTTCTCCAGGAGATCAACCGGTGTCTCAGAATGGTCTTCAAAGAAGAGGACGAAGGTAATCTCAATGATTTCGTCAAAAAAGTATTCGCTCTATTGAGGCGGAATGTCTCGCCCCAGCACAGCGGTGCGGTGATCGACTGCATCACCACCCTCGCGAAGGAAGTGTATGACAGGAAGAGCCATCCTCTCGTCGATACCATGATCGGAGAGTTAGTACTTTTCGGATTTCAGAGACCCGAGATATCAGGTTCGACTGCCGAGTGGCAGGTCAAGGTAAATCCGGCCCATATCGTCAACATACGCTCATGGCTCGGAATCATAGCTTTGAGACCCCGCTGGGCCAAACGACTGCTGTCCGCCCTTATAATCAACCTCAAAATCGGCGGGGTCTTTGTCCGCGATACGGATCTCCTGCAGAAGGATATATCGGGGCTCCTCAATTCCGATATCCAGCCCGCCTATAATCTCGTCAAACAGCTCCTTCGGATTTTCCCTATCTATTTTACTGAAATAGGGGCTGAGGGAGAATTGCGGGAAACATCGACAAAACTTGACGAGCTTTCCCAGAGGAATGACAAGCTCGTCTATTTTCTTCGGAAGCAGTCCCACGTGGAAAGTAACAGCCTCCTCGTCACATTCATAGAGGACGTATTCCGGTTCTGGTACTCGAGGGATAAGAATTTCATCAGGCACCATCTCCCCCAGGAAGTATTCGATCAGATCAAGCCGGAGGGAGAGTATTTCGAAGGGCTCCACACGGTGTTTACCGTTCTGTTTCCCCGGGTGCATGGAGAGCCGCGGGAATTTCTCGAATGGGACGGGCCCAAGGCTCAAAGGGAGATCCTGCATATAAAGGGCGTGCCCGAGAGAGACCGGGAACGCGCCGCACTTGTGATACGGCTCTATCAGCTCCTGTATAAGAAATATAATTTCCTTCCCATAGATCTATTGAAAGACCTGGAATCGAGCGGTATCTTCAGCATCGCCCGCGTCCGCTCTCTCAGGAGACACATCCACAGAAAGAACTATTTTCAGAGCCTCGTCATCATCCTCGGTTTTCTCACCGCCTTGAAAGAAAGGATTCTATCCCCTAAGAAGACCACCTATTTTGAGAACATCTATCACAAGAGACACATCGCCGCGGGCATACCTTCCATGTACGGGACGTACCAGGAAGAGAAGTTCGAGGCGGTGGGGCTCTCCTTCCGCCTGGAGAACTATGCCACCACCCTTTTCGAGGAGTTGATCCAATCGTTAAATCTCAAATTCATCACGAAAAGCACCCTCACGAGGATTCACAAATATCTGTGGCTCTATGTGAAGGCCCTTGAGCTCGAAGGCGTTGCCACTGAAGGCCTCGTGGCCAAGATGAAGTACATCACGAGCGCCCTCCAGCTCAAGCAGTTCTCGGTGGATCAATATATCGATATCTTCCAGTTTATCTCAAAGGGCATCAGGGACATCATAAAGGATTATTACATCGACGCTCACAGCCTGAACCTTCCCGTCATCATACGCCAGGTCGAGACGTCGTCCCTGAACAGACGGTCCGTGGAAGAACTATCCGTGGACAGGGAGCAACAGGCCGTTTATCAGGCATCGGAGAATTTTTTTCGCTCTATCATCTCATCCTCTTTCGGACTCCAGGTGCTCGATAACCTGGTCAACGCCATTATAAGGACCCTGAAGGCGGAACTGGAGAAATTTAAGGACAATAAGCATATCCTTAACCTCATGATGGCATACACGCCCGAGCTGGCGATCTCCCCTATTTACAAGAAAACAAAACATATCGATAACCAGATCCTCATAGGCAATAAAGGATATTTTCTTAAAGAGCTGGCATCATTCAATTTCCCTATCCCTCCCGGCTTTATCCTTACCACTGAAGTCTTCAGGAGCTACGATGCAGTGGTGGGGTATAAGTACATATTTAATGATAT contains the following coding sequences:
- a CDS encoding electron transfer flavoprotein subunit alpha/FixB family protein — encoded protein: MANDVWVYIEHKYEDVSAMSYELLGIGKKLADDLGSSLCAFVVGENVDNIAQEAFFYGASKVYAVDGPIFKGFRTDAYSKAANFLLDKYKPEVALFRATSQGTDVAASVSARLACGLCTDTIGLAIDGGKVKMTRAAFGGNYTITVVNEKAQPQIATVRPKAFAMPEKDASKSGEIVKEAFALTEDELKTKVVEFVKGEASVNLVEADIIVSGGRGVGKPEGFGVLKELADMLGAALGASRAAVDSGWIPYEHQVGQTGKTVKPKIYIACGISGAIQHLAGMRTSDCIVAINKDPDAPIFKAATFGVVGDYSQVVPKLIEKFKGKLNK
- a CDS encoding PEP/pyruvate-binding domain-containing protein codes for the protein MDEKLKTLNSIALQVNLERTAAFVEIPEKYGHLLRVVQGHYGVSKRTTDLLLELNHPYVNWEYVLKELRTLSIGDFYEVNLHEEGLPALRIILTIYFDVIESSSADGIKDTATRYLFDFVVTIIENSREYLARNLKLFPFLIESLEKAYQEHGSSFRKASTYLKAMLKSVTGKEILPMPALGGLLFHFFRETYLYWLTQPDPSLWLTPDECGADGAKAFGELIEPLSHRNLQVLLGRLEDLRSDSTMVSDELAPRYIDMPDNSQIVNGYFLVADNLERSPAFPGRQHIVKLDFLFNMMGVPGLSEMHTSLLQEINRCLRMVFKEEDEGNLNDFVKKVFALLRRNVSPQHSGAVIDCITTLAKEVYDRKSHPLVDTMIGELVLFGFQRPEISGSTAEWQVKVNPAHIVNIRSWLGIIALRPRWAKRLLSALIINLKIGGVFVRDTDLLQKDISGLLNSDIQPAYNLVKQLLRIFPIYFTEIGAEGELRETSTKLDELSQRNDKLVYFLRKQSHVESNSLLVTFIEDVFRFWYSRDKNFIRHHLPQEVFDQIKPEGEYFEGLHTVFTVLFPRVHGEPREFLEWDGPKAQREILHIKGVPERDRERAALVIRLYQLLYKKYNFLPIDLLKDLESSGIFSIARVRSLRRHIHRKNYFQSLVIILGFLTALKERILSPKKTTYFENIYHKRHIAAGIPSMYGTYQEEKFEAVGLSFRLENYATTLFEELIQSLNLKFITKSTLTRIHKYLWLYVKALELEGVATEGLVAKMKYITSALQLKQFSVDQYIDIFQFISKGIRDIIKDYYIDAHSLNLPVIIRQVETSSLNRRSVEELSVDREQQAVYQASENFFRSIISSSFGLQVLDNLVNAIIRTLKAELEKFKDNKHILNLMMAYTPELAISPIYKKTKHIDNQILIGNKGYFLKELASFNFPIPPGFILTTEVFRSYDAVVGYKYIFNDMAHRINSEVLKLEKTLGKKYGDPENPLLLSVRSGATISLPGMMHSFLNVGINEEIAEGLSKKKGFEWAAWDSYRRYLQTYGMFENLDRNFFDRIISDFKFRYNIDRKIQFNAEQMRQIALSYRRAMEEKGVEVIDDPALQLQKAILQVFASWYSDQANIYRREMHISNEWGTAVIVQAMIYGNLNEDSGSGVIFTRDPKGSSSEVALYGDFIFGVQGDDIVSGLVETYPISANQRIAERRESPISLQERFPEIYRELVRLADVLIYEKGFHHQEIEFTFETPTKDGLHILQTRDMTQTETKRLRIFRDTPGLQKSFVGAGIGVSGGALSGRAVYSEEEIKQYRSDEPDTKLILIRPDTVSEDVGVILQVDGILTAKGGGTSHAAVTIPQLNKVGVVGFNKLRVYETEGYSLIDGHRINGGDL